In Paenibacillus sp. G2S3, a single window of DNA contains:
- a CDS encoding SGNH/GDSL hydrolase family protein: MIKRSKNIVVNAMKRTIVCFGDSNTWGYDAETDQRFNDEIRWTGLLQSELCNTYRVIEEGLPGRTSVSDDPLFEGLAGIAYLYPCLMSHAPLDLVVIMLGTNDTKERFALTSYNIAQGIVRLALKARGSGTGPSGKAPEVLVIAPPPIGAEYIHTPIGKPMGSNCSEKSLELSQHLAALLSGTDIHFIDSREYVSMNEIDYMHLDIQGHRNMADLVQDHVKRILK; this comes from the coding sequence TTGATCAAGCGATCGAAAAATATTGTGGTTAATGCAATGAAGAGAACCATCGTATGCTTTGGTGATTCCAATACTTGGGGCTACGACGCAGAGACGGACCAAAGGTTTAATGATGAAATACGTTGGACCGGACTTCTACAATCAGAACTGTGCAACACTTACCGGGTCATAGAGGAAGGGCTTCCTGGTAGAACCAGTGTTAGTGACGATCCGCTATTTGAAGGGTTAGCCGGAATAGCTTATCTCTATCCATGCCTAATGTCACATGCACCACTTGATTTGGTAGTGATCATGCTTGGGACGAATGATACGAAAGAAAGATTTGCACTAACTTCTTATAACATAGCACAAGGTATTGTTAGACTCGCTCTTAAAGCTAGAGGTAGCGGGACAGGACCATCGGGAAAAGCGCCAGAAGTGCTTGTGATCGCTCCTCCTCCCATTGGGGCAGAGTATATTCATACTCCGATTGGTAAGCCAATGGGAAGTAATTGTAGCGAGAAATCATTGGAGCTCTCTCAGCATCTTGCGGCGTTGCTTTCGGGGACAGATATCCACTTTATTGATTCCAGAGAATATGTATCGATGAATGAAATAGATTACATGCATCTTGATATACAAGGACATCGGAACATGGCTGATTTAGTACAAGATCACGTCAAACGGATTTTAAAATAG
- a CDS encoding dihydrodipicolinate synthase family protein yields MTLNKFHGIIPAFYACYDDQGNISESRTHALCDYLFEKGVQGVYVGGSSGECIYQSLDERKAVLSYVASNLKGKMTLIAHVGAPSTRDSIELAKHAASLGYDALSAIPPIYFKLPDSAVTKYWSDIMEATPLPFIIYNIPQTTGYTLTPALFEKLLTNKKVIGVKNSSMPPMDIERFKRVGGKDVVVFNGPDEQYVAGRIMGADAGIGGTYAVMPELFLQANTFVLASKFEEAGQLQSDINDIIIALCSLKGSMYAEIKEVLRLRGVNIGSVRAPLEGVAAEDAGPIADIMKLIDQAIEKYCG; encoded by the coding sequence ATGACACTCAACAAGTTCCACGGAATTATACCTGCCTTCTATGCTTGCTATGACGATCAAGGAAATATTTCCGAATCCCGGACACATGCCTTATGTGATTACTTATTTGAAAAAGGAGTTCAAGGTGTTTATGTGGGAGGTAGTTCTGGAGAATGTATCTACCAGAGTCTGGACGAACGCAAAGCGGTACTCAGCTATGTAGCTAGTAACCTGAAAGGTAAAATGACACTGATTGCTCATGTAGGAGCCCCTTCCACTAGAGATAGTATCGAATTAGCAAAACATGCGGCGAGCTTAGGATATGATGCACTATCCGCAATCCCACCTATATATTTCAAATTACCTGATAGTGCAGTAACTAAATACTGGAGCGATATTATGGAGGCAACTCCTCTACCGTTCATTATCTACAACATTCCTCAGACTACGGGATATACACTAACTCCAGCTTTATTCGAGAAACTGCTTACTAATAAAAAAGTTATCGGCGTTAAGAATTCTTCTATGCCACCTATGGATATTGAACGCTTCAAAAGAGTGGGTGGAAAAGATGTAGTGGTCTTTAATGGACCGGATGAACAGTATGTTGCGGGAAGAATCATGGGAGCCGATGCTGGCATTGGTGGTACTTATGCAGTTATGCCGGAGCTGTTCTTGCAAGCTAATACATTTGTACTTGCCAGCAAGTTTGAGGAAGCAGGACAACTTCAAAGTGATATCAACGATATCATCATCGCGCTTTGTTCCCTCAAGGGTTCTATGTATGCGGAAATTAAAGAGGTTCTGAGATTAAGAGGCGTAAACATTGGTAGTGTAAGAGCACCGCTTGAAGGGGTAGCCGCTGAAGATGCTGGTCCAATCGCAGATATTATGAAATTGATTGATCAAGCGATCGAAAAATATTGTGGTTAA